Proteins found in one Subtercola endophyticus genomic segment:
- a CDS encoding putative quinol monooxygenase: MTFSYTATLRTQPGRRDDVIRLLLTDQSALAELGCLQYLVGTNAADPDVVYVSERWVSDEAHAASLQLPSVQAAIADARPMLTGDMTSLAFEVVGGLGA, translated from the coding sequence ATGACCTTCAGCTACACCGCCACCCTGCGCACACAACCCGGCCGCCGCGACGACGTCATTCGCCTGCTGCTCACCGACCAATCCGCCCTGGCAGAACTCGGCTGCCTGCAGTACCTCGTCGGCACCAACGCCGCCGATCCCGACGTCGTCTACGTCAGCGAACGCTGGGTGAGCGACGAGGCCCACGCGGCGTCGCTGCAGCTGCCGTCGGTTCAGGCGGCGATAGCGGATGCCCGCCCGATGCTCACCGGAGACATGACGTCACTCGCCTTCGAGGTCGTGGGCGGCCTCGGCGCCTGA
- a CDS encoding MarR family winged helix-turn-helix transcriptional regulator gives MSREVTPADEVWSALMNLTTHNLREWRKAVSDELDLPFGRVRVLRRLGERPMGMKELAEASGIDAPAATVAVNDLERNGLVERLIDPANRRAKTVSLTAAGVDALARVDRVRPAAPPAFAALDEADLEALQGILDRVERHAAVDAPAAGR, from the coding sequence GTGAGCCGCGAGGTCACTCCCGCCGACGAGGTGTGGTCGGCGCTGATGAACCTCACCACGCACAATCTGCGCGAGTGGCGCAAGGCGGTGAGCGACGAACTCGACCTGCCGTTCGGCCGGGTGCGCGTGCTGCGCCGGCTTGGCGAGCGCCCGATGGGGATGAAGGAGCTGGCCGAGGCCTCGGGCATCGACGCTCCGGCTGCGACCGTGGCGGTGAACGACCTCGAGCGCAACGGACTGGTCGAGCGCCTGATCGACCCCGCGAACCGCCGCGCCAAGACGGTGTCGCTGACGGCGGCCGGGGTGGATGCTCTGGCCCGGGTCGATCGGGTGCGTCCTGCCGCGCCGCCCGCGTTCGCCGCCCTCGACGAGGCTGACCTCGAGGCGCTGCAGGGCATCCTCGATCGCGTGGAGCGCCATGCCGCGGTGGATGCGCCTGCCGCCGGGCGCTAG
- a CDS encoding pentapeptide repeat-containing protein, translated as MPPKKPAGRGTAGTASPTIDFVEPRPERLSAGDPEGLLAGDYREGELFEGADLSEYDLAGCSFLECRFDSVTLTDAELRGSRFIESVFVSTFAQSLKAARTTWRDVRFDSPRWGSAELFDSELESVHLHGGKIDYLNLRGSRLTNVIVENCTIGDLDLGGFTGDRVAFVNCRIQTLDVTRARCLNVDLRSSEFDAIHGIAGLAGATIDDAQLSLLAPLLADHVGLRVEP; from the coding sequence ATGCCACCGAAGAAGCCTGCGGGTCGCGGCACCGCGGGTACCGCCTCGCCCACGATCGACTTCGTCGAGCCGAGACCCGAACGGCTCAGCGCCGGTGATCCCGAAGGTCTGCTGGCCGGCGACTACCGCGAGGGCGAGCTGTTCGAGGGCGCCGACCTGAGCGAGTACGACCTCGCCGGATGCTCGTTTCTCGAGTGCCGGTTCGACTCCGTGACTCTGACCGACGCCGAGCTGCGCGGCAGTCGTTTCATCGAGAGCGTCTTCGTCTCGACGTTCGCGCAGAGCCTCAAGGCGGCCCGCACCACCTGGCGCGACGTGCGTTTCGACAGCCCCCGCTGGGGTTCGGCCGAACTCTTCGACAGCGAGCTGGAATCGGTGCACCTGCACGGCGGAAAGATCGACTACCTCAACCTGCGCGGCTCCCGCCTGACGAACGTGATCGTCGAGAACTGCACGATCGGCGACCTCGATCTCGGCGGATTCACGGGCGATCGGGTGGCGTTTGTGAACTGCCGCATCCAGACCCTCGATGTGACGCGGGCACGGTGCCTCAACGTCGACCTGCGCAGTTCGGAGTTCGACGCCATCCACGGCATCGCGGGTCTCGCGGGCGCCACGATCGACGATGCCCAGCTGTCGCTGCTGGCTCCCCTGCTCGCCGACCACGTGGGCCTGCGCGTCGAGCCGTGA
- a CDS encoding MFS transporter, whose translation MTTSIRATPTGSGDDVGVDAARPDRRLTTPKGLILGICCLSLFIVSMDATIVNVALPSIGTDLNASVSDLQWIVDAYTLTIASFLLLSGSTADRLGRRRVFQVGLAVFSLGSLLCSIAPSIGFLIGARVLQGLGGSMLNPVAMSIITNTFTIPKQRARAVGIWGAVVGVSMAFGPIVGGALTQTVGWRSVFWVNVPVGIAAIILCAVFVPESKAAKVRTFDPLGQLFVLVALFSLVFGLIEAPRQGWDSPLILGLFVLSGVAVALFIRHARRVAEPLIDVRFFRSFPFTAATLTAVTAYSAYGGFLFINALYLQDVRGFSAFDTGLHMLPLAIATLIASLLSGRLVGRFGTRPSLIIAGSLITLGSLTLTLLTPVTPEWTLVVSYVLFGLGFGAINAPITTTAVSGMPRAQAGVAAGVASTARQSGISLGVALAGTVTAAGASAVLGAPFVLSTHVFWFICVGCGVAILALGIAATTKWARATTERIGHLLQEPSAS comes from the coding sequence GTGACTACAAGTATAAGAGCGACCCCGACCGGATCCGGTGACGATGTCGGCGTCGATGCGGCACGACCCGATCGCCGCCTCACTACGCCGAAGGGCCTGATTCTCGGCATCTGCTGCCTGAGCCTGTTCATCGTGTCGATGGACGCGACGATCGTGAACGTGGCCCTGCCGTCGATCGGCACCGATCTGAACGCGTCGGTCTCCGACCTGCAGTGGATCGTGGATGCCTACACCCTCACCATCGCGAGTTTTCTGCTGCTGTCGGGCTCCACCGCAGACCGGCTGGGTCGGCGCCGCGTGTTTCAGGTGGGCCTCGCCGTGTTCAGTCTGGGGTCGCTGCTGTGCAGCATCGCCCCGAGCATCGGCTTTCTCATCGGCGCCCGCGTGCTGCAGGGGCTCGGCGGGTCGATGCTGAACCCGGTGGCCATGTCGATCATCACGAATACCTTCACGATTCCCAAGCAGCGGGCTCGCGCCGTCGGCATCTGGGGTGCGGTCGTCGGTGTGTCGATGGCCTTCGGGCCGATCGTGGGGGGCGCGCTGACGCAGACCGTGGGATGGCGTTCGGTGTTCTGGGTGAACGTTCCGGTGGGCATCGCCGCGATCATCCTGTGTGCCGTCTTCGTGCCGGAGTCGAAGGCGGCGAAGGTGCGCACGTTCGATCCGCTGGGCCAGCTTTTTGTTCTCGTCGCCCTCTTCTCGCTCGTCTTCGGGCTCATCGAAGCGCCGCGGCAGGGCTGGGATTCGCCGCTCATTCTCGGGCTCTTTGTGCTTTCGGGCGTTGCGGTTGCGCTGTTCATCCGGCACGCCCGCCGGGTCGCTGAGCCGCTGATCGATGTCAGATTCTTTCGCAGCTTTCCGTTCACGGCCGCGACTCTCACGGCCGTCACCGCGTACTCGGCGTACGGCGGCTTCTTGTTCATCAACGCGCTCTACCTGCAAGACGTGCGCGGGTTCTCGGCCTTCGATACGGGCCTGCACATGCTGCCGCTCGCCATCGCGACGCTCATCGCCTCGCTGCTTTCGGGGCGGCTGGTCGGGCGGTTCGGAACGCGCCCGTCGCTCATCATCGCCGGGTCGCTCATCACGCTGGGGTCGCTCACGCTGACCCTTTTGACTCCGGTCACCCCCGAGTGGACGCTTGTCGTGTCGTATGTGCTTTTCGGCCTCGGTTTCGGGGCGATCAACGCGCCCATCACGACCACAGCCGTGTCGGGAATGCCCCGCGCGCAGGCGGGTGTGGCCGCAGGGGTCGCCTCTACGGCCCGGCAGAGCGGCATCTCGCTCGGCGTCGCGCTCGCCGGAACGGTGACCGCCGCCGGCGCGAGTGCGGTGTTAGGCGCGCCGTTCGTGTTGTCGACGCACGTGTTCTGGTTCATCTGTGTCGGATGCGGCGTCGCCATACTGGCACTCGGCATCGCGGCGACCACCAAATGGGCGCGCGCGACGACCGAACGCATCGGTCACCTGCTGCAAGAGCCGAGCGCATCGTGA